A window of Daucus carota subsp. sativus chromosome 2, DH1 v3.0, whole genome shotgun sequence genomic DNA:
ATGCTGTAAATCTTtcctttcatatatatatatatatatatatagagtaaagttcaatggagtacactatatattggagtattggagtacaaagttggataaaatgtaatttatcatctaaatttcaatttttttgttcaataatattaatagacatttaataacctgcacattatgttctacacaacataaacattgtaatcaaaaggtagaataatgacttttataaattacaggactctatgttctgcaatataactaataagcagaacaataatgttaatacttgttaaagttgaaagatattaaagattgatagacaattatgtgcaagacaacttataaatgatagattgtatataaatttgtataatcaaatatattatttatgattacactaaaaaattaagacttgtactccaatactccaatgtttttgtgtactccatagaacttaactcatatatatatatatatatatatatatatatatatatatatatatattagtatgtATTTCAATTAGGACTGCGAAGTTCTTTTGGCCTGATTTGTTTAGCTGTTTGCTTTGTATGATTCCATTAAGAATTTCAGTTATATTGTTATAACTATTCTAGATTGATAAAAAAGAGTAACAATTGCAGGAAGGTTGTATAAGTTTTCTTATGCATCACTTTCCCAGTAAATTTATGGGAAGATGGTATACTTATATGCAGTTCAAAATATCACAAGCCTTCATGTTATTCTTTGTTATTTATCTTAAAATTCCTGTGTTCTGGGGATGAACTTTTCATCCACAACTTGCAGTAGTGTATTTAGTTTACAGTATTATGTAACTGTTGCGACCTTACTCCCCTATGAGGACCTTTCTTAAAATGGTCTCACGGTTCACTTGCATCTTATAGGTCTAGCTCGTCCAATTTTGTGGTACCCTTCTACAAATTCTCGAAGAGCCTCAGCAATTCTTTTACACCTGGGATGAGGTTCAAAATGCTCACTGAAACAGAAGACGCCACAGAGAGAAGGTTAAGCACGTGTGTTATATCTGAAATTAATAACTTTACCAAGATCTAATACATTGCATTGTTACAGGTGCCCTGGACTAATAATTGGTATCAGTGACGTTGATCCTCTGAGATGGCCTGGTTCGAAATGGAGGTGCTTAATGGTATGGAACCATTTCATCATAGTAACTACTACTACTTTTAGTTTCGTGCTTCTGTTATCAATAAGATCTACACtattttttagcattttaatGTTCTAATCTCGCACTTAAAACAGAAGCTATGTTTTAGAACAAAACGATCATCTATATGTCAAGTTTATTTGAAGATGATGGATCAAAGTGCTCCTGTGTGTCACTCTGTGTCTGTGGTATGAGTCCCATCTCAGTTAATAAACCCCACAATGACTAAACATGTTAttaaatcagttctttaagataTTTGTGGCAAATTGCACAAATATATATGTGCCAATTCCTCTAAATACTGTCATGTAtgtaatatgtaaaattttgtaGTGACGCATACCTTTATAGTCCCTGCACCATAGATTCTATTCTTGATAATGGTTACTGTTTTTTTTATACGGGAGATTCAGCATATACATCTCATTTTACAGTTTGGACATGATGCTAATTGCTaccattatatatattgaagtttAAAGTTCTTGTTCTGTTGCATGTAGTATCTGTTTTTCATGtgttatcttatatataagatattattgaatcttatttcaaaattttcttaattGTTTCCCCCAATATAAGTCGCCTTGCACTTATTTATGTGGCTTTTCCGTGTTTAGTAACTGACAAAACAGATAGTAATAGACAATTGACCATCACACCAAGCACGACTTTCATCTTTCagacataattataaaaatgtgaagattttttataatagctattattgtatattttactttgaatatattattaacaGCTAAATCATAAGTTGCACTGGCGCAAGCTTTCCCTGGCTTATGTAAGCTTCTATAAGATTTAAAGTGTTATGTTCTCTGTTCACTTTTTGGTTTCCTGATCAAAATGTTATTTCGATGAAGAACAAGTTGTAATAACATTGTAGCAAAGTTTCGTCAACTGCATGTGTTTTACTACAGCACTCTACACCCTGCTATGGTATTAGCGACAGTTTGCTTATAGCTTATAGTGTTTTACAATCTGCAGAATATATGCCACTATACACACTTGTATGATGTTCTTAGTGAATATTGCACTCTCCATTTCTGACACTGCAAGGTGTACTAATTGATACCTATAAATCTAATCTTTCAGAAATATTAGTGGTGATCTAACTTGATGATTGCAAAGTGCACTTCTTCTCTATGTAATTATTCTGCAATACTGTCAACTTTATTGCCCTGTTCCACATGGAAGTGTGTTTCCTTGTGGATACTACTAACCTAATGATGATTTTAAGTTTGAATTGGCTGTATGATTTCTTACAGGTTCGTTGGGATGATATGGAAGTTACACAACATAACAGAGTTTCTCCATGGGAGATCGAACTCTCTAGTTATGTTTCAGGAGCAAGCGGTTTGGTTTTGCACAGTATGAAAAGGAGCAGGATTGGTTTTCCAACACAACCAGATCTTCCAGTCTCAAGAGGTATGTCTTGGCTACATATACTATTTTTCTGGTTGGTTTTTTCCCCTGTTAAATTGCATACATATTATCTGCATGCGAACTCAGCATCCTATTTTTTACGTAGGGACAGGACTATCAGACTTCAGGAAATCTTTAAGGTCCGAGAAGGTCTTGCAAGGTCAAGAAATTAACAGTTTTCATGCCTCTTTTAAAGGTGCTCATGCTCAAAAACATCACCCTCCCGATAAAAGGGGATGGTATCCTGGTTCTGTAAGCTGCGACTCTGCAATAGGTAGTGGTGCAAGGTCCAACTTAAGAAATTCTGAAAAGTCATGTGATGGGGTTGACTTTGGTGAATCTTTGCGACTCAATAAGGTCTTACAAGGTCAAGAAACATATTCAAAGCATCCATATGGAAAATGTCCCCAAGCTACCTTGGGAAATGGTGATCCAGGACACATGAAAGGTGTTCAAGCAATAAGCGATGGAACTGGGTGCCCCTTTCTGATGCCGGGTTACAGTACTTGTGTGCGCCCGTCAACACCATTGGTCAAAATGTCTTCGCTATCTGTTCCAAAGTTCCATGAATCAAGCATTTCAGACCCTAAATTTGGTGCAATATCTAGTCTTAATAGTTGGGAGAAGCTGGAAAGCAACAATTATGGTTCCTTAAATAGAAGATTTGACGGAAGAATCACACCATCTTCTCCTTGTGTGATAGATAGCAAATTTCAGACAGAATCCCGACAGGGCCTTGCTTCTATTGGTCTTCCCaatgagcaaaaacaactcGCTTTGCTTAAGCGTCCTCTTGAAACTCAATTGTCAAATAAAGGAAGTTCTAATTTACTTTCAACATGCGAAAATAGTTGCAGACTCTTTGGATTTCCCTTGACTGAGAGCAGCCACGTCCATAAGGAGTGCAATCCTAATTGGGTTCAGTCCCCATATATTCAACAAAGCTCTCATCTCCCTCAGCGTGATGAGCAGTTCTATTCACATTCTTTGTCAACAACCAAGATGGTCGGGGGAAGCTGTACCAAAGCAAGTGACATCTATACTGCAAGGGATATGCTTCTTGATATTGCAATGTAGTGAAAGCTTGGACTCACCATTAGCTGGCACCTGATTCTGTAGGAGCACATATCTAAAGACTAAAAGGTTTTGGAGCATCGCTATACAGTCAAAATGCCTCGTGTTTTGCTTTCGCATAACAAGGATGCCTGTGCTTGTATCAAAAGTAAGTAAAGTGTTATTACTCTGATTCTTTTCAGGGCACAGGTTAAAGTGTGTTTAATACACCTTGGTAATGTGGATCTAGTTTTTTTTATGGAGTACCATTATTGTGACAATACACAAATTACTAATAAGAGAATTTAAATCTTCACAATTatcaagtactccctccgtttcaaattatatgtccattttaaaaaaaatcacatagtttaagaaaagtggattgtGAGAAAAAAGAGATGtaataagtcattaattgaacataatatgtgGTGTAAGGTTGATCTTGAAAATATACATTAGTAATATAtgaaggagagttgattttggaaatataaatttacattgaaagttgaagtggacaagtattttgaaacatttttttttttctaaagtggacatgtattttgaaacggagggagtatatttgatatattatttactcattattaaattacaattttaattattatattttctaagattattaaaataataaaaagctcaaaaatttattattaaatattaaattagctGATTTTAGTTAGAAGACTgattttaatatgaaaattaatgTGCGGGGGGCTTTGTAGGAGGAAATCAATTAAAAGTCATAAATTTGATCACCGATATTTTACAAGTAACTGGACTTTCCCAACTAATACAAGATTTATGGAGTTAGTTCCGATAATCCTTACTACTATTTAGGAAGAAAGTGAACTCAATGCAACAGTAGAGATTTCAAAGTAATCTTCTTTTGCAGTAATTGGTAGACAAGTTTCTGTAAATGAAATGGCAAGTATAGTAGTACTATTAGGAATGAGGGCGGCAGCGCGAATCCTATTCTAGCCGTGGTTGGCCGATCCAACCGCAGAAGAGTCTGGAACTCTGTATACACATCATTTGTTCGATCTTGATTTTAGTCCATTCCTTTTCCCCCTTTTTTCTTGATAACATTACCATTCAtgagtttattttatttactttttagttttccttgtgtgtttctattaaaaaaaaaaacttttattgTGTGTTTGGACAAATTTTTTGGTGTTTACAATTTATtgggtataaaaattattattataataataaatt
This region includes:
- the LOC108206013 gene encoding auxin response factor 3 isoform X2; amino-acid sequence: MCRLIDLNTVNEDDDETTPYSFDSSASSSSSTPVPVNVTTSSPAVCLELWHACAGPLISLPKKGSSVVYLPQGQLEYMKDVPDAAYHLPAHVFCRVLDVKFHAEAATDEVYAQVCLIPESQIEVKWWEGKSDAQAEDEETEFVVKSMTPHMFCKNLTASDTSTHGGFSVPRRAAEDCFPPLDYKQQRPSQELVAKDLHGLEWKFRHIYRGQPRRHLLTTGWSAFVNKKKLVCGDAVLFLRGDDGELRLGIRRAGQAKSGAKFALACTLQLNDIASVVKAISTKSVFNLCYNPRSSSSNFVVPFYKFSKSLSNSFTPGMRFKMLTETEDATERRCPGLIIGISDVDPLRWPGSKWRCLMVRWDDMEVTQHNRVSPWEIELSSYVSGASGLVLHSMKRSRIGFPTQPDLPVSRGLSDFRKSLRSEKVLQGQEINSFHASFKGAHAQKHHPPDKRGWYPGSVSCDSAIGSGARSNLRNSEKSCDGVDFGESLRLNKVLQGQETYSKHPYGKCPQATLGNGDPGHMKGVQAISDGTGCPFLMPGYSTCVRPSTPLVKMSSLSVPKFHESSISDPKFGAISSLNSWEKLESNNYGSLNRRFDGRITPSSPCVIDSKFQTESRQGLASIGLPNEQKQLALLKRPLETQLSNKGSSNLLSTCENSCRLFGFPLTESSHVHKECNPNWVQSPYIQQSSHLPQRDEQFYSHSLSTTKMVGGSCTKASDIYTARDMLLDIAM
- the LOC108206013 gene encoding auxin response factor 3 isoform X1, which translates into the protein MCRLIDLNTVNEDDDETTPYSFDSSASSSSSTPVPVNVTTSSPAVCLELWHACAGPLISLPKKGSSVVYLPQGQLEYMKDVPDAAYHLPAHVFCRVLDVKFHAEAATDEVYAQVCLIPESQIEVKWWEGKSDAQAEDEETEFVVKSMTPHMFCKNLTASDTSTHGGFSVPRRAAEDCFPPLDYKQQRPSQELVAKDLHGLEWKFRHIYRGQPRRHLLTTGWSAFVNKKKLVCGDAVLFLRGDDGELRLGIRRAGQAKSGAKFALACTLQLNDIASVVKAISTKSVFNLCYNPRSSSSNFVVPFYKFSKSLSNSFTPGMRFKMLTETEDATERRCPGLIIGISDVDPLRWPGSKWRCLMVRWDDMEVTQHNRVSPWEIELSSYVSGASGLVLHSMKRSRIGFPTQPDLPVSRGTGLSDFRKSLRSEKVLQGQEINSFHASFKGAHAQKHHPPDKRGWYPGSVSCDSAIGSGARSNLRNSEKSCDGVDFGESLRLNKVLQGQETYSKHPYGKCPQATLGNGDPGHMKGVQAISDGTGCPFLMPGYSTCVRPSTPLVKMSSLSVPKFHESSISDPKFGAISSLNSWEKLESNNYGSLNRRFDGRITPSSPCVIDSKFQTESRQGLASIGLPNEQKQLALLKRPLETQLSNKGSSNLLSTCENSCRLFGFPLTESSHVHKECNPNWVQSPYIQQSSHLPQRDEQFYSHSLSTTKMVGGSCTKASDIYTARDMLLDIAM